The following are encoded together in the Hoplias malabaricus isolate fHopMal1 chromosome 3, fHopMal1.hap1, whole genome shotgun sequence genome:
- the si:ch211-250n8.1 gene encoding uncharacterized protein si:ch211-250n8.1 isoform X2 codes for MPVKDPLIETLKVCILQLQAGGTVTDSSPHLASCCELLELILRKGLQQPVLSLTHRDYWCCFEQLLQNDACGRLSAVSLAVQKTTACPKLLTTQGRGRFFIRLMLTRRTLGNVVKHLLHTDKVLEWYSPDISVLRNEEFVEPFLSLCLVLSEMEFKLNIENCSFLDESWLLPVCETYEAVPCRELGMVLRYLEGRVFVLELLQGGIALVDMFAEPGDIIDEINGISLRNSSNGQAGVVLSRLRGQPLSLRLLRWKGEDGAVYRPLVPLLRQLKQENPSLQFSSSRDALQPDPAAARRQGHSQCVKEGRILYALQLLGKTNIGMYGGKEVLQHAIPAVLRMKQKSKEVLLDVKETHLTCSDKASKQLFQHHFPEISCVGRFGQPDYTIFAFCVVDAPDTEQSSGFCCVVLQASSSSECEEIINRIAAGFKNTEWFV; via the exons ATGCCCGTTAAAGACCCTCTTATTGAGACCCTGAAGG TGTGTATTCTGCAGCTCCAGGCTGGAGGCACAGTGACAGACTCCAGTCCTCATTTGGCTTCGTGCTGTGAGCTGCTGGAGCTCATTCTTCGCAAGGGGCTTCAGC AGCCTGTTCTGAGCCTGACTCACAGAGACTACTGGTGCTGTTTTGAGCAGCTGCTGCAAAATGACGCGTGTGGCAG GTTGAGTGCAGTCTCTTTAGCAGTGCAAAAGACCACAGCCTGCCCCAAGCTCCTGACCACTCAGGGCCGTGGACGCTTCTTCATTCGGCTAATGCTGACCAGGAGAACTCTGGGAAATGTAGTCAAGCATCTGTTACACACAGATAAAGTCTTGGAG TGGTACAGCCCTGACATTTCTGTTCTGAGGAATGAGGAATTCGTAG aacctttcctctctctctgtctagttcTCTCTGAAATGGAGTTCAAGCTCAATATAGAG AACTGCAGCTTTCTGGACGAGAGCTGGCTGCTTCCG GTGTGTGAGACCTATGAGGCCGTGCCATGCCGGGAGTTGGGGATGGTGCTCAG ATACCTAGAGGGGCGCGTGTTTGTACTGGAACTTCTTCAGGGAGGCATTGCTCTAGTGGACATGTTTGCAGAGCCTGGTGACATCATTGATGAAATCAATGGAATATCACTGAGGAATTCCAGCAATGGGCAG GCAGGAGTGGTGCTGTCCAGACTGAGGGGTCAACCTCTGTCCCTCCGGCTGCTGCGCTGGAAAGGAGAGGACGGAGCTGTGTATCGTCCGTTAGTGCCTCTCTTACGGCAGCTCAAACAGGAAAACCCCTCGCTCCAGTTCAGCTCGTCTCGGGACGCCCTGCAGCCGGATCCTGCAGCAGCTCGGCGACAGGGCCACAGCCAGTGTGTGAAAGAAGGACG GATCCTGTACGCCCTGCAGCTCCTCGGCAAGACAAACATAGGAATG TACGGTGGgaaggaggtgctgcagcatgCCATTCCTGCTGTTCTGAGAATGAAGCAGAAGAGTAAG GAAGTGCTGCTGGACGTGAAGGAGACTCACCTGACGTGCTCTGATAAAGCAAGTAAACAG CTGTTCCAGCACCACTTTCCAGAGATCTCCTGTGTGGGGAGGTTCGGACAGCCAGACTACACCATCTTTGCTTTTTGTGTAGT AGACGCTCCAGACACGGAGCAGTCATCTGGCTTCTGCTGCGTGGTGCTACAGGCATCATCCAGCAGTGAGTGTGAAGAGATCATCAACCGTATCG CGGCTgggtttaaaaacacagaatggTTCGTATGA
- the si:ch211-250n8.1 gene encoding uncharacterized protein si:ch211-250n8.1 isoform X1, which translates to MPVKDPLIETLKVCILQLQAGGTVTDSSPHLASCCELLELILRKGLQQPVLSLTHRDYWCCFEQLLQNDACGRLSAVSLAVQKTTACPKLLTTQGRGRFFIRLMLTRRTLGNVVKHLLHTDKVLEWYSPDISVLRNEEFVEPFLSLCLVLSEMEFKLNIENCSFLDESWLLPVCETYEAVPCRELGMVLRYLEGRVFVLELLQGGIALVDMFAEPGDIIDEINGISLRNSSNGQAGVVLSRLRGQPLSLRLLRWKGEDGAVYRPLVPLLRQLKQENPSLQFSSSRDALQPDPAAARRQGHSQCVKEGRILYALQLLGKTNIGMYGGKEVLQHAIPAVLRMKQKSKEVLLDVKETHLTCSDKASKQQLFQHHFPEISCVGRFGQPDYTIFAFCVVDAPDTEQSSGFCCVVLQASSSSECEEIINRIAAGFKNTEWFV; encoded by the exons ATGCCCGTTAAAGACCCTCTTATTGAGACCCTGAAGG TGTGTATTCTGCAGCTCCAGGCTGGAGGCACAGTGACAGACTCCAGTCCTCATTTGGCTTCGTGCTGTGAGCTGCTGGAGCTCATTCTTCGCAAGGGGCTTCAGC AGCCTGTTCTGAGCCTGACTCACAGAGACTACTGGTGCTGTTTTGAGCAGCTGCTGCAAAATGACGCGTGTGGCAG GTTGAGTGCAGTCTCTTTAGCAGTGCAAAAGACCACAGCCTGCCCCAAGCTCCTGACCACTCAGGGCCGTGGACGCTTCTTCATTCGGCTAATGCTGACCAGGAGAACTCTGGGAAATGTAGTCAAGCATCTGTTACACACAGATAAAGTCTTGGAG TGGTACAGCCCTGACATTTCTGTTCTGAGGAATGAGGAATTCGTAG aacctttcctctctctctgtctagttcTCTCTGAAATGGAGTTCAAGCTCAATATAGAG AACTGCAGCTTTCTGGACGAGAGCTGGCTGCTTCCG GTGTGTGAGACCTATGAGGCCGTGCCATGCCGGGAGTTGGGGATGGTGCTCAG ATACCTAGAGGGGCGCGTGTTTGTACTGGAACTTCTTCAGGGAGGCATTGCTCTAGTGGACATGTTTGCAGAGCCTGGTGACATCATTGATGAAATCAATGGAATATCACTGAGGAATTCCAGCAATGGGCAG GCAGGAGTGGTGCTGTCCAGACTGAGGGGTCAACCTCTGTCCCTCCGGCTGCTGCGCTGGAAAGGAGAGGACGGAGCTGTGTATCGTCCGTTAGTGCCTCTCTTACGGCAGCTCAAACAGGAAAACCCCTCGCTCCAGTTCAGCTCGTCTCGGGACGCCCTGCAGCCGGATCCTGCAGCAGCTCGGCGACAGGGCCACAGCCAGTGTGTGAAAGAAGGACG GATCCTGTACGCCCTGCAGCTCCTCGGCAAGACAAACATAGGAATG TACGGTGGgaaggaggtgctgcagcatgCCATTCCTGCTGTTCTGAGAATGAAGCAGAAGAGTAAG GAAGTGCTGCTGGACGTGAAGGAGACTCACCTGACGTGCTCTGATAAAGCAAGTAAACAG cagCTGTTCCAGCACCACTTTCCAGAGATCTCCTGTGTGGGGAGGTTCGGACAGCCAGACTACACCATCTTTGCTTTTTGTGTAGT AGACGCTCCAGACACGGAGCAGTCATCTGGCTTCTGCTGCGTGGTGCTACAGGCATCATCCAGCAGTGAGTGTGAAGAGATCATCAACCGTATCG CGGCTgggtttaaaaacacagaatggTTCGTATGA